In Betta splendens chromosome 19, fBetSpl5.4, whole genome shotgun sequence, the following proteins share a genomic window:
- the cabp5a gene encoding calcium-binding protein 5a encodes MMRLAEEQKSPEEEMSLGAACIFLRGGKNIARQLAEDEIDELRDAFNEFDKDKDGLISCKDLGNLMRTMGYMPTEMELIELGQNINMNLGGRVDFEDFVELMAPKLLEETAGMIGMKELKDAFKEFDMDGDGEITTDELRLAMTKLMGQHMSRREIDDIVKEADDNGDGTVDFEEFVRMMSHQ; translated from the exons ATGATGCGTTTGGCTGAAGAGCAGAAATCACCAGAAGAAG AGATGAGTTTGGGGGCAGCATGCATCTTCCTGCGCGGAGGCAAAAACATT GCAAGACAACTGGCTGAGGACGAGATTGATG AACTGCGTGATGCATTTAATGAATTTGATAAAGACAAGGACGGGCTGATCAGCTGTAAGGACCTGGGCAACCTCATGAGGACAATGGGTTACATGCCCACCGAGATGGAACTGATCGAGCTGGGACAGAACATCAACATGAACC TTGGTGGGAGAGTTGACTTTGAGGACTTTGTTGAACTGATGGCCCCAAAACTCCTGGAAGAAACAGCTGGAATGATCGGCATGAAGGAGCTCAAGGATGCCTTTAAGGAG TTTGACATGGACGGAGACGGTGAAATCACAACGGACGAGCTCCGTTTGGCCATGACCAAGCTGATGGGACAGCACATGAGCCGAAGAGAGATAGACGATATTGTGAAAGAAGCAGACGACAACGGAGACGGCACTGTAGACTTTGAAG AGTTCGTCAGAATGATGTCCCATCAATGA